TGGAAGGGTTCTTGCACTCGATATTACAAAAAATATAAATTATTTTAGTAGATTAACAAGAAACATCATGCTTGGGAGCGATATAAACAAGGACCTCAAGCAGATCGATACGGCAATAGCAACGGTAAAAAAGCATTTTGCTACACTCTCTGCACTCAATCTGCCTGCTGAATCAAAAAATCTGACCGAAAAGGCGCACAGTGCTGCCATTGCATTCATGAACAACGGGCAGAGTCTTGTGGCCCCCCTGGCAAATGTGCCCGCAGACCAGCGACACCTTGCCTATAAAACCTACGAAAAAGAGGCGACGCCCTACGCCGTGGCCTTCAGGGAACACTTTGAAAAATTTGACGCAAACATCACCACGCTTGCCGAAACGGCCATGGCCGATCTTAATCAGGACATCGCATCGCGTCGCACCCTTATGTGGATTGAGTTTGTTTTTGCCATCTGCCTTGTATACTGCGCCGGGTACTTTTTGACCAACCGCGACCTCTTTGCCATGCGCCAATGCGTGGCCTTTGCCGCAAAACTTGGCAGACAGGATGCTGACGAGCGGCTTGCTGCAAACAAATTTGCCAGTCTTGGTGTACTTGCGCAGGCATTGAACACCACGGCAGACAACCTGGCCGCCTACCGGGAATCTTCAGCAAAGGCCCAGGCCGAGGCTGTGCACGAAAGGGAAGAAGCCACAAAAGCGCTGGCAGAGGCCAGGCAGGCACAGGCGCTTGCCGAAAATGCCAAAAATGAAGGCATGCTACAGGCTGCCCACCAGCTTGAAGCAGTGGTTGAAATAGTATCCGAAGCCTCGCAGGGTCTGGCCGTAAAAATCGGACAGTCACACCGTGGCGCTGAAGACCAGTCCAGTCGTGTGCGTGATACGGCCACGGCCATGGAAGAAATGAACGCGACAGTGCGCGAAGTCGCCCAAAATGCCCAGCAGGCCGCAGACATTGCCGATCAGGCCCGCCAGCAGGCCCAGGAAGGCTCACAGATAGTGAACAGCGCCGTTAAGGGCATTGAATCGGTTCACGCACAGTCCCTCGCTATCAGGCAAGACATGGACATGCTTGGCAAGCAGGCTGAAAGTATCGGCAATGTCATGGCTGTTATTGCCGACATTGCCGACCAGACAAATCTGCTGGCGCTCAATGCCGCCATTGAAGCCGCTCGCGCTGGCGATGCTGGCCGGGGCTTTGCAGTGGTGGCAGACGAAGTACGCAAACTGGCGGAAAAAACCATGACCGCCACGCAAGAGGTAGGCCGTGCCATTGGCGATATCCAGAGCGGAACAAAAAAGAATATTCTGAATGTGGAACAAAGCGCCAGTG
The Desulfovibrio sp. DNA segment above includes these coding regions:
- a CDS encoding methyl-accepting chemotaxis protein; protein product: MLGSDINKDLKQIDTAIATVKKHFATLSALNLPAESKNLTEKAHSAAIAFMNNGQSLVAPLANVPADQRHLAYKTYEKEATPYAVAFREHFEKFDANITTLAETAMADLNQDIASRRTLMWIEFVFAICLVYCAGYFLTNRDLFAMRQCVAFAAKLGRQDADERLAANKFASLGVLAQALNTTADNLAAYRESSAKAQAEAVHEREEATKALAEARQAQALAENAKNEGMLQAAHQLEAVVEIVSEASQGLAVKIGQSHRGAEDQSSRVRDTATAMEEMNATVREVAQNAQQAADIADQARQQAQEGSQIVNSAVKGIESVHAQSLAIRQDMDMLGKQAESIGNVMAVIADIADQTNLLALNAAIEAARAGDAGRGFAVVADEVRKLAEKTMTATQEVGRAIGDIQSGTKKNILNVEQSASAIEEATALSIRSGDSLKQILQFVHMVNDQVQAIATASEQQSAASEEISRSVEQVANISAETAHTMQDASHAVEGLAQQAQVLRQLILNMKTPS